A region of Lycium barbarum isolate Lr01 chromosome 3, ASM1917538v2, whole genome shotgun sequence DNA encodes the following proteins:
- the LOC132633363 gene encoding D-glycerate 3-kinase, chloroplastic, producing the protein MAGLNILSPWQLSASSTSSSSYSLRCRHFYDFNNNISNCGDIKCGSSTLSISGNPKSKRPPLSSQMLSNSSGNGYSWMQDNSASCDNFSPNGRKQGPLNSVSPTEQAQVSSVDDLYDFICSGPLINKIGLTPEKVVESIDKWIEYGLLLCRLFQLNQLALNEAQKIRIYHYYIPVFLWCEQEISQHCSKFKEEEEIPPLVIGFSAPQGCGKTTLVFALEYLFKITGRKAATLSIDDFYLTAEEQAKLRDSNPGNLLLEFRGNAGSHDLPLSAETLTALSKLTKEGVKMKLPRYDKSAYNGRGDRADPTTWPVVEGPLPVILFEGWMLGFKPLPPEVVKAVDPQLETVNKNLEAYYDAWHKYVNSWIVIKIQDPSYVYQWRLQAEIAMRADGKPGMSDEEVKDFVSRYLPAYKAYLPTLYSEGPTGSDPKHVLLIDIDEGRNPILAC; encoded by the exons ATGGCGGGATTGAATATATTATCGCCATGGCAGCTGTCAGCTTCTTCcacgtcatcatcatcatattcgTTACGTTGTCGACATTTTTATGATTTTAATAATAATATTTCCAATTGCGGCGATATCAAATGCGGGTCGTCGACTCTTTCCATTTCTGGAAACCCAAAATCAAAGCGTCCTCCTTTGTCTTCTCAAATGCTTTCTAATTCTTCAG GCAATGGATATTCATGGATGCAAGATAATTCTGCTTCTTGTGATAATTTTTCCCCTAATGGAAGGAAGCAAGGTCCATTGAATTCTGTGTCTCCAACAGAACAAGCACAAGTTTCTTCTGTGGACGATCTATATGACTTCATATGCTCAGGCCCTCTCATCAATAAGATAGGTCTGACACCAGAAAAGGTGGTTGAGTCCATTGACAAGTGGATAGAGTATGGATTACTGCTCTGTAGATTGTTTCAGCTCAACCAGTTGGCTCTCAACGAGGCCCAAAAAATTCGAATCTATCACTACTATATTCCAGTCTTCTTGTGGTGTGAACAGGAAATTTCGCAGCATTGTTCCAAgttcaaagaagaagaagaaatcccGCCATTGGTG ATTGGCTTTAGTGCGCCTCAAGGATGTGGAAAGACAACACTAGTATTCGCATTAGAATATCTTTTTAAAATCACTGGGAG GAAAGCTGCTACATTATCCATTGATGATTTTTACCTAACAGCAGAAGAACAG GCAAAACTAAGAGACAGCAACCCAGGGAACTTGcttttggag TTTCGTGGAAATGCTGGAAGCCATGATCTTCCATTGTCTGCTGAGACACTGACAGCGCTAAGTAAATTGACGAAAGAAG GTGTGAAAATGAAGCTTCCTAGATATGATAAA TCTGCTTACAATGGTAGAGGTGACAGAGCTGATCCCACCACATGGCCAGTGGTTGAAGGGCCTCTACCG GTAATTCTGTTTGAAGGTTGGATGCTTGGTTTCAAACCCCTGCCACCTGAAGTTGTCAAAGCTGTTGACCCACAG CTCGAGACGGTCAACAAGAACTTAGAAGCTTATTATGATGCATGGCATAAGTATGTTAACTCATGGATTGTCATCAAGATTCAAGACCCAAGTTATGTCTACCAATGGCGTTTGCAG GCGGAGATTGCAATGAGGGCTGACGGGAAGCCTGGGATGTCCGATGAGGAG GTGAAGGACTTTGTATCCCGCTACTTGCCAGCATACAAGGCTTACCTTCCCACACTATACTCAGAAGGACCTACTGGCTCAGATCCAAAGCATGTTCTTCTCATTGATATTGATG
- the LOC132634361 gene encoding cyclin-A2-3-like, whose product MPPKLTMKRDNSVVSAATEPMVRITRSRAAATEKSTLPRAAELPKQRGQKRSLQINSDTTILRERNKNVPLAARVDQKCRPVLKDVTNLCRKTSNEDCLNAIKVPKKKIMRVGNSSMNATKVTTSVDSEVYQFPAKLPQRCSINQSYSDRKFHEQQQENPTAIRSFSRKVGKAVRDAAPSTSTKLDFIDIDSDQKDPQQCSQYADEIYNNLRVAELIKRPQSNFMETLQQDITQSMRGILVDWLVEVSEEYKFVPDTLYLAVHFIDLFLSQNYVERKNLQLLGITCVLVASKYEEMCAPRVEEFCFITDNAYTKSEVLAMESLVLNFLGFRLAAPTAKAFLRRSIRAAQASYKNPNLELEFLANYLAELTLVEYGFLKFAPSAIAASSVFLARWTLDQSIHPWSPTLEHYTYYKAQDLKTIVFVLQDLQLNTKNCPLNAIRAKYRQDKFKSVACLSSPKLLEKLFQT is encoded by the exons ATGCCCCCTAAACTTACTATGAAGAGAGATAATTCAGTAGTCTCTGCTGCAACTGAGCCCATGGTTCGAATTACAAGATCTCGAGCTGCTGCCACTGAAAAATCCACGCTTCCACGCGCTGCTGAACTGCCAAAGCAGCGGGGACAGAAACGTTCTCTGCAGATAAATTCTGACACGACAATCCTCAGAGAGAGGAACAAGAATGTTCCACTTGCTGCCCGTGTGGATCAGAAATGCCGTCCTGTGCTTAAAGATGTTACAAATCTATGTCGCaagacttcaaatgaagactGCCTCAATGCTATCAAAGTCCCA AAGAAGAAGATCATGCGAGTTGGAAACAGTTCAATGAATGCGACTAAAGTGACAACTTCAGTCGACTCTGAAGTCTATCAATTTCCAGCCAAGTTACCACAAA GGTGTAGCATTAATCAAAGTTACTCAGACAGAAAGTTCCATGAGCAACAGCAAGAAAATCCAACAGCAATCAGAAGTTTTTCAAGAAAAG TTGGGAAAGCTGTTCGTGATGCGGCaccatcaacatcaacaaagttgGACTTCATAGACATTGATTCTGATCAAAAGGATCCACAACAATGCAGTCAATATGCTGATGAGATATACAACAATTTACGGGTTGCAGAG CTAATTAAAAGGCCACAATCAAATTTCATGGAAACACTCCAACAAGATATCACACAAAGTATGCGGGGAATCCTTGTCGACTGGCTTGTGGAA GTGTCCGAGGAATATAAGTTTGTGCCAGATACACTCTATCTTGCTGTTCACTTCATCGATCTATTTCTCTCTCAAAACTATGTGGAAAGGAAAAACCTGCAGCTCCTTGGCATCACTTGCGTGCTAGTTGCCTC GAAATATGAAGAGATGTGTGCTCCACGTGTTGAGGAGTTCTGTTTCATCACTGACAATGCTTACACGAAAAGTGAG GTCCTGGCAATGGAGAGTCTTGTTCTGAACTTTCTAGGTTTCCGACTCGCAGCTCCAACTGCAAAGGCCTTTCTCAG GAGATCTATAAGAGCAGCACAAGCTTCTTACAAG AATCCCAATCTGGAGCTAGAGTTTTTGGCTAATTATCTAGCTGAACTGACATTGGTCGAGTATGGTTTCTTGAAATTCGCCCCGTCTGCTATTGCTGCATCATCTGTATTCCTTGCGAGATGGACACTAGATCAGTCAATCCACCCATGG AGTCCAACACTGGAGCATTATACCTATTACAAGGCTCAGGATCTGAAAACCATAGTGTTCGTATTACAAGATCTGCAGTTGAATACAAAAAACTGCCCTCTAAATGCCATACGTGCTAAATACCGACAAGATAAG TTCAAGTCCGTCGCGTGTTTGTCTTCCCCGAAGCTACTTGAGAAGCTGTTCCAAACATGA